The Thalassotalea nanhaiensis genome has a window encoding:
- the tmk gene encoding dTMP kinase, with product MSGQSQGKFIVVEGIEGAGKSSAIEVIENFLTAQQISYEKTREPGGTPLAEKLRTLVKEPSNEQVTPECELLLMYASRSQLVANKILPALAQGKWVIGDRHDLSSRAYQGGGREFSDSVIDTIANITLNGFKPDFTLYLDIEPELGLSRAQARGELDRIEQEKIDFFHRVRNKYLQLATADDSIFIVDASQTMEKVHSDITELLSHHFGS from the coding sequence ATGTCAGGTCAATCTCAGGGAAAGTTCATTGTTGTCGAAGGCATCGAAGGCGCTGGTAAATCATCAGCCATTGAAGTTATTGAAAACTTCTTAACAGCACAACAAATTAGCTATGAGAAAACACGAGAGCCTGGTGGCACGCCATTGGCTGAAAAATTAAGAACATTAGTTAAAGAGCCGAGTAATGAACAAGTTACTCCTGAATGTGAATTATTATTAATGTATGCGAGTCGCTCACAACTTGTTGCCAATAAAATATTACCAGCACTTGCACAAGGAAAATGGGTAATAGGTGATCGTCATGATTTATCCTCTCGGGCCTATCAAGGTGGTGGTCGTGAATTTAGCGACTCGGTAATTGATACAATCGCGAATATTACCTTAAATGGCTTCAAACCTGACTTTACCCTTTACTTAGATATTGAACCTGAATTAGGCTTATCTCGCGCTCAAGCTCGTGGAGAGTTAGATAGAATTGAGCAGGAAAAGATAGATTTTTTCCATCGCGTGCGCAACAAGTACCTGCAACTAGCCACGGCAGATGATAGTATTTTTATTGTTGATGCTAGTCAGACTATGGAAAAGGTTCATAGCGATATTACTGAATTATTGAGTCATCATTTTGGTAGCTAA
- the prpB gene encoding methylisocitrate lyase: MTTQLSPGAKFRLALQNNKPLQVVGTINAYCAMMAEQLGHQAIYLSGGGVANASYGLPDLGMTSLNDVVADVQRITAASSLPLLVDIDTGWGGAFNIAKTIRDMEKAGAAAVHIEDQVAQKRCGHRPNKEIVSTAEMVDRIKAAVDARTDKDFFIMARTDAFAQEGLEAALERAKAYVAAGADGIFAEAVKTEEHYRAFTEALDVPVLANITEFGQTELWNKEQLGEWGCAMVLYPLSAFRAMNKAAELVYKTLLADGDQKAVIDNMQTRMDLYDYLGYHDYEQKLDALFSEGKNK; this comes from the coding sequence ATGACAACTCAATTATCTCCAGGTGCAAAATTTCGTTTAGCACTACAAAACAACAAGCCACTACAAGTAGTAGGTACTATTAATGCGTATTGCGCAATGATGGCTGAGCAATTAGGTCACCAAGCTATATACCTTTCTGGTGGTGGTGTTGCCAATGCATCTTACGGTTTACCTGATTTAGGTATGACATCTTTAAACGATGTTGTTGCTGACGTTCAACGTATAACTGCAGCGTCTAGCTTACCGTTATTAGTAGATATCGACACAGGTTGGGGCGGAGCTTTCAATATCGCCAAAACTATTCGTGATATGGAAAAAGCTGGCGCAGCAGCTGTTCACATTGAAGATCAGGTTGCACAAAAACGTTGTGGTCACCGTCCAAACAAAGAAATCGTATCAACTGCAGAAATGGTTGATCGTATTAAAGCAGCAGTTGACGCACGTACAGATAAAGACTTCTTTATCATGGCTCGTACTGACGCATTCGCTCAAGAAGGTCTAGAAGCGGCACTTGAACGTGCAAAAGCATACGTTGCAGCAGGTGCTGACGGTATTTTTGCTGAAGCTGTTAAAACAGAAGAGCATTACCGTGCATTTACCGAAGCACTAGATGTACCTGTATTAGCAAACATCACTGAATTTGGTCAAACAGAGCTTTGGAACAAAGAGCAACTAGGCGAGTGGGGCTGTGCAATGGTGCTTTACCCATTATCAGCATTCCGTGCTATGAACAAAGCTGCTGAACTTGTTTACAAAACATTATTAGCCGATGGCGATCAAAAAGCAGTTATTGATAACATGCAAACTCGTATGGATTTATATGATTACCTTGGTTACCACGATTACGAGCAAAAGCTAGATGCGCTTTTCTCTGAAGGTAAAAACAAGTAA
- the mltG gene encoding endolytic transglycosylase MltG, whose protein sequence is MKRIAFILLFIILAAGVTVYTVTVRHVDNDLPIKESQFYTVSKGSSFNSVVADLIKQQWLETSLWLKLYSKLHPEITNIKAGTYKLPEQLTIKQLFAILVAGEEHQFKITFVEGSTFKEWLIQLAETEHIQSTLADKTNQQILNSLESEHKHPEGLFFPDTYQFISGTKDIDILKQAYQRMTAELDESWQGRANNLPYKNAYEVLIMASMIEKETAKLSEQPLISAVFITRLAKNMRLQTDPTIIYGLGERYTGDITYANLREKTAYNTYRINGMPPTPIAMPGKSAIEASLHPANSPFLYFVSKGNGEHHFSTTLAEHNNAVNKYIRGKK, encoded by the coding sequence ATGAAACGCATTGCTTTTATCTTGTTATTTATCATTCTAGCAGCAGGAGTTACTGTATATACAGTAACTGTGCGTCATGTTGACAACGATTTACCGATTAAAGAGTCGCAGTTTTATACCGTTTCAAAAGGCAGTTCGTTTAATTCTGTAGTGGCTGATTTAATCAAACAACAGTGGCTTGAAACATCTCTTTGGTTAAAACTGTATAGTAAGTTACACCCAGAAATAACTAACATTAAAGCCGGGACATATAAGTTGCCAGAGCAGCTTACAATAAAGCAGTTATTTGCGATCCTTGTTGCCGGTGAAGAACATCAATTTAAAATTACCTTTGTTGAAGGTTCAACCTTCAAAGAGTGGCTTATCCAATTGGCAGAAACAGAGCACATTCAATCCACCTTGGCAGACAAAACCAATCAACAAATTCTGAATAGCTTAGAGAGTGAGCACAAGCACCCTGAAGGATTATTTTTTCCAGATACTTATCAGTTCATCTCAGGCACTAAAGATATTGATATTTTGAAGCAGGCTTATCAACGCATGACTGCTGAGTTAGATGAAAGTTGGCAGGGCAGAGCAAACAATTTACCTTACAAAAACGCCTATGAAGTATTAATTATGGCGTCTATGATTGAGAAAGAAACAGCTAAACTCAGTGAGCAGCCATTAATTTCTGCAGTCTTTATTACGCGATTGGCTAAAAATATGCGCTTGCAAACGGACCCAACCATTATTTATGGCTTAGGCGAGCGTTACACTGGTGATATTACTTATGCTAACTTAAGAGAAAAAACGGCGTATAATACTTACCGTATTAATGGTATGCCACCAACACCTATTGCCATGCCTGGTAAATCGGCTATAGAAGCAAGTTTACATCCGGCCAATTCACCATTTTTATACTTTGTAAGTAAAGGCAACGGTGAGCATCATTTTTCAACCACATTAGCCGAACACAATAATGCGGTTAACAAATACATCAGAGGAAAGAAGTAA
- a CDS encoding PilZ domain-containing protein: MSNFVLEFKNERELYMAYMPFLKQGGLFIKTAEQFELGDKISLEVTLPGQLESVNLETSVCWITPHGAQNGTEPGVGVAFLNDEHNVRNQIESNLGRMLNSKEATYTM, from the coding sequence ATGAGCAACTTTGTATTAGAATTTAAAAATGAACGCGAACTGTATATGGCTTATATGCCATTTTTAAAACAGGGTGGGTTATTCATTAAAACCGCCGAGCAGTTTGAACTTGGTGACAAAATTAGTTTAGAGGTAACTCTACCGGGCCAATTAGAATCGGTAAATCTGGAAACATCAGTTTGCTGGATCACACCTCACGGCGCACAAAACGGTACTGAACCCGGCGTAGGAGTGGCATTTTTAAATGACGAACACAACGTACGTAATCAAATTGAATCTAATTTAGGTCGCATGCTTAATTCCAAAGAAGCAACATACACAATGTAG
- a CDS encoding nucleoside recognition domain-containing protein, with protein sequence MLNIIWLFFFIFAFVVSLYQWLVLGNAAIFEDLLSSIISMSKVTVEIAIGLIGILSFWLGMMKIAESGGIVNKIAQAISPLFSRLMPEVPKNHPAFGSITMNLSANFLGLDNAATPLGLKAMSDLQEINPKKDTASNAQILFLVLNTSSVTLFPISVFVYRAQQGAAVATDVFIPILLATFASTLAGLVSVALFQRIKLYKGVILLYLSAAMALVAALVIYLAQLTAEQLAQQSSLMGNFLIISVLISFLGIAHLKKVNVYDQFIIGAKEGFEVSVKLIPYLLAMLCAIGVFRASGALDLIVDSIRNLVIYMGGDTRFVDALPTAFMKPLSGSGSRAMMIETMNAHGADSFAGRLASIMQGSTETTFYVLAVYFGSVGIRYSRHAITCGLIADVSGICAGIGVCYWFFG encoded by the coding sequence ATGTTAAATATCATCTGGTTGTTTTTCTTCATCTTTGCCTTTGTTGTTTCGCTGTATCAATGGCTCGTTCTTGGCAATGCTGCAATTTTTGAAGATCTACTCAGTAGTATTATTTCTATGTCGAAAGTCACGGTTGAAATCGCCATTGGTTTAATTGGGATATTAAGCTTTTGGCTTGGCATGATGAAAATTGCTGAAAGTGGCGGTATTGTGAATAAAATAGCGCAGGCCATTTCACCATTATTTTCTCGATTAATGCCTGAAGTCCCAAAAAATCATCCTGCTTTTGGCTCTATAACCATGAACTTATCGGCAAATTTTTTAGGCTTAGATAACGCAGCAACCCCTTTAGGCTTAAAGGCGATGAGCGATCTGCAAGAGATTAACCCTAAGAAAGACACCGCAAGTAATGCACAAATACTGTTTTTAGTTCTTAATACCTCCTCCGTTACTCTGTTTCCAATAAGCGTGTTTGTTTATCGGGCACAGCAAGGAGCAGCGGTTGCAACCGATGTATTTATTCCCATCTTGCTTGCTACGTTTGCCTCTACCTTAGCAGGGCTTGTTTCAGTTGCACTGTTTCAACGAATAAAACTGTATAAAGGTGTGATTCTACTGTATCTCAGTGCAGCAATGGCATTAGTTGCCGCGTTAGTGATTTATTTGGCGCAGCTAACGGCAGAGCAGCTGGCTCAACAATCTTCATTAATGGGCAACTTTTTGATCATCTCCGTATTAATTAGTTTTCTTGGTATAGCGCATTTAAAAAAAGTGAATGTGTATGATCAATTTATTATTGGCGCAAAAGAGGGCTTTGAAGTCAGCGTTAAACTTATCCCTTACTTGTTAGCCATGCTTTGTGCGATTGGCGTGTTTCGGGCAAGTGGTGCATTAGACTTAATTGTCGACAGTATACGTAATTTAGTTATTTACATGGGCGGCGACACTCGTTTTGTTGACGCTTTGCCTACCGCGTTTATGAAACCATTAAGCGGCTCCGGCTCTCGAGCTATGATGATCGAAACGATGAATGCTCATGGCGCCGACTCATTTGCAGGACGGTTAGCATCTATCATGCAAGGCTCAACCGAAACTACGTTTTATGTATTAGCGGTTTATTTTGGCAGTGTTGGCATTCGCTATTCACGCCACGCCATAACCTGTGGCTTAATTGCTGATGTCAGTGGTATTTGCGCCGGTATTGGTGTTTGCTACTGGTTCTTTGGCTAA
- the pabC gene encoding aminodeoxychorismate lyase: MLYSSVNYTQTDLIDISDRGLAFGDGIFTTGKVVEGKLEHYQAHIERLKHGCSMLQLPTPDWQALENEVSNAINGRTLATIKVTITAGVSSRGYSRRGSLTPTIIITVSEFPSHYPLWQNQGVNLGISTVKLGLNPSTAGIKHLNRLEQVLIRNELDTLDVDEAVVCDINNNIVECNTANIFWVKNNTLFTPCLKLSGVTGIVREELIKSTENVQIVNASIEALDSADAIFISNSLLGVIPVVKFMERTFNIETVLALLGKC, translated from the coding sequence ATGCTATACAGTTCAGTTAACTATACACAAACAGATCTCATCGATATTTCTGATCGAGGCTTAGCTTTTGGTGATGGAATATTTACTACAGGTAAAGTTGTAGAAGGTAAGCTCGAACATTATCAAGCACATATTGAACGATTGAAACACGGTTGTTCAATGTTGCAACTGCCTACACCAGACTGGCAAGCGTTAGAAAATGAGGTTTCTAACGCTATAAACGGTCGAACTCTAGCTACAATTAAAGTGACTATCACCGCAGGTGTAAGTAGCCGGGGATATTCGAGACGCGGCAGTTTAACGCCAACAATTATTATCACTGTGAGCGAATTTCCCAGTCATTACCCTTTGTGGCAAAACCAAGGTGTGAATTTAGGCATAAGCACAGTTAAACTCGGTTTAAATCCAAGCACTGCTGGTATTAAACATTTAAATCGTTTAGAACAGGTATTGATACGAAATGAACTGGATACCTTAGATGTTGATGAAGCCGTTGTTTGTGATATTAACAACAACATAGTTGAGTGTAATACCGCTAACATCTTTTGGGTTAAAAACAACACGTTATTTACCCCTTGTTTAAAGTTATCGGGAGTAACGGGCATTGTCAGAGAAGAACTGATTAAATCAACGGAGAATGTTCAAATCGTCAATGCAAGTATTGAAGCGTTAGACAGCGCTGACGCAATCTTTATCTCTAATTCATTATTAGGTGTTATTCCAGTGGTTAAATTTATGGAAAGAACGTTTAATATTGAAACTGTTTTAGCTTTACTAGGGAAGTGTTAA
- a CDS encoding TatD family hydrolase: MFIDSHCHLDRLDLSDFNNDLDSVVNAATAANVSNMLCVSVTLKEFPSMAAKTAKYDNVQLSCGVHPLNQEDMVDEAELLTLADNDRVVAVGETGLDYFYAPETQEVQRDAFRKHIRVARKLNKPIIIHTRDAQEDTLSIMREEGAEQVGGVLHCFTESWEMAEQAIAMGFYISFSGIVTFKNASALRHVAHQVPDDKFLIETDSPYLAPVPHRGKQNQPAYVVEVAKMLADVRGQTVEQIATLSTENYKRLFKV, translated from the coding sequence TTGTTCATAGACTCTCACTGTCATTTAGACCGCCTCGATTTATCAGATTTTAACAACGACCTAGACAGTGTTGTTAACGCTGCTACAGCCGCTAATGTCAGTAATATGCTGTGTGTATCGGTTACACTCAAAGAATTCCCTAGTATGGCTGCTAAAACTGCAAAATATGACAATGTGCAATTGTCTTGCGGCGTACATCCATTAAATCAAGAAGACATGGTTGATGAAGCAGAACTCTTAACCCTCGCTGATAATGATCGAGTAGTCGCGGTTGGTGAAACTGGTCTGGATTACTTTTACGCACCTGAAACCCAAGAAGTACAACGAGATGCATTTCGTAAACACATTCGCGTGGCAAGAAAATTAAACAAACCTATTATTATTCATACCCGTGATGCGCAAGAAGATACGTTATCGATTATGCGTGAAGAAGGGGCTGAGCAGGTTGGCGGTGTGTTGCATTGTTTTACCGAAAGCTGGGAAATGGCTGAACAAGCAATAGCTATGGGATTTTATATATCGTTCTCCGGTATCGTTACGTTTAAAAACGCCTCCGCATTACGCCATGTTGCCCATCAGGTCCCTGATGACAAGTTCTTGATTGAAACTGATTCTCCTTATTTAGCACCGGTACCGCATAGAGGTAAGCAAAACCAGCCTGCTTATGTAGTAGAGGTTGCTAAAATGCTTGCTGATGTACGTGGGCAAACAGTCGAACAAATTGCAACACTATCTACTGAAAATTATAAACGCTTATTTAAGGTTTAA
- the prpC gene encoding bifunctional 2-methylcitrate synthase/citrate synthase, translating to MSEKKIGGAGLRGQSAGETKLCTVGQSGSGLTYCGYDVADLAENSTFEEVAYLLFNGELPNQAQLDAYKAELHAMRDLPQALKEVLERIPADAHPMDVMRTGASFLGNVEPENDFSEQRTAANRLLAAFPAIMTYWYRYSHDGVKIDCVTEEESLGGHFLRLLNGEEPSAQHKRVMDVSLILYAEHEFNASTFTARVCASTLSDMFSCITGAIGTLRGPLHGGANEAAMDMILKFNSPEDAKEKMAGMLERKEKIMGFGHAIYRTSDPRNVVIKAWSEKLAQENGDTSLYDISVACEEFMWDTKKLFCNADFFHASTYNYMGIPTKLFTPIFVCSRLTGWAAHVMEQRDNNRIIRPSADYTGVEPRTVGPISER from the coding sequence ATGTCTGAGAAAAAAATTGGTGGTGCAGGTCTACGTGGTCAAAGTGCCGGTGAAACAAAATTATGTACAGTAGGTCAATCTGGTTCAGGTTTAACTTATTGTGGTTACGATGTTGCAGACCTTGCTGAAAATTCAACATTTGAAGAAGTAGCATACCTTTTATTTAACGGTGAGTTACCAAATCAAGCACAATTAGATGCATATAAAGCTGAACTTCATGCAATGCGTGATTTACCACAAGCACTTAAAGAAGTGTTAGAGCGCATTCCAGCAGATGCTCATCCGATGGATGTTATGCGTACCGGTGCATCATTTTTAGGTAATGTAGAACCAGAAAATGATTTTTCAGAGCAACGTACAGCTGCTAACCGTTTACTTGCAGCTTTCCCTGCAATTATGACGTATTGGTACCGTTACAGCCATGACGGTGTAAAAATTGACTGTGTTACTGAAGAAGAGTCTTTAGGTGGTCATTTCTTACGTCTTCTTAACGGTGAAGAGCCTTCAGCACAACATAAACGTGTTATGGATGTTTCATTAATTCTTTATGCAGAGCATGAGTTTAATGCATCTACATTTACAGCTCGTGTTTGTGCATCTACCTTATCAGATATGTTCTCATGTATTACCGGTGCTATCGGTACATTACGTGGTCCATTACACGGTGGTGCAAACGAAGCTGCAATGGATATGATCTTAAAGTTCAACTCGCCAGAAGATGCAAAAGAGAAAATGGCTGGTATGTTAGAGCGTAAAGAAAAAATCATGGGCTTCGGTCACGCGATTTACCGCACATCAGATCCTCGTAACGTAGTTATCAAAGCTTGGTCTGAGAAATTAGCGCAAGAAAATGGTGATACGTCACTTTACGATATCTCTGTAGCTTGTGAAGAGTTCATGTGGGATACCAAGAAATTATTCTGTAATGCTGATTTCTTCCACGCATCAACCTACAACTATATGGGAATTCCAACTAAACTATTTACACCTATTTTTGTGTGTTCACGTTTAACTGGTTGGGCTGCTCATGTTATGGAGCAGCGCGATAACAACCGTATTATCCGCCCAAGTGCAGATTATACAGGTGTTGAACCTCGCACTGTTGGTCCTATCTCAGAAAGATAA
- a CDS encoding glutathione S-transferase family protein, whose product MTMKLWHCYDSRSLRALWALEEMGLKYEVEVLPFPPRFLKKDYLETNPLGTVPFFIDGDTCLTESTAICHYLVEKYQQQQLSIEVTHPEYGQFLNYLYQSDTTYTFPLALILRYKHLEQGERLNPQIVEDYSQWLFSRMRGLVQHFQTNEYLCGNKFTIADIAIGMALHFGERIGLADNYKPEIKDYLARLQARPAFKRARQIGVELDPFANLSTP is encoded by the coding sequence ATGACAATGAAATTATGGCACTGTTATGACAGCCGATCTCTGCGTGCGCTATGGGCACTGGAAGAAATGGGGCTTAAATATGAGGTTGAAGTTTTACCTTTTCCGCCGAGGTTTCTCAAAAAAGACTACTTAGAAACCAATCCATTGGGAACCGTGCCGTTTTTTATAGATGGGGACACCTGTTTAACAGAGTCTACCGCGATATGTCACTACTTGGTTGAAAAATATCAACAGCAGCAACTCTCTATTGAGGTCACACATCCTGAGTACGGACAGTTCCTTAATTATCTATATCAAAGTGATACTACCTATACGTTTCCATTAGCGTTAATACTTCGCTATAAACATTTAGAGCAGGGTGAGCGTTTAAATCCTCAAATTGTAGAAGACTACAGTCAATGGTTATTCTCAAGAATGCGCGGCTTAGTTCAACATTTTCAAACGAATGAATACCTTTGCGGTAATAAGTTTACCATTGCTGATATTGCCATAGGTATGGCGCTACATTTTGGTGAGAGAATTGGTTTAGCAGACAATTATAAACCTGAAATTAAGGATTATTTAGCTAGATTACAAGCAAGGCCGGCGTTTAAAAGAGCAAGACAGATAGGTGTTGAGCTGGATCCTTTTGCTAACTTGTCTACGCCATAA
- a CDS encoding HupE/UreJ family protein: protein MINNQIRKPLLVLGLFLISFLSFELMAHGVDESTRVFLQSNTGVQFIPFMYIGAKHMITGYDHLLFLVGVIFFLYKSRDILLYVSMFTLGHSLTLLLGVMFDLQVNAYLIDAIIGLSVVYKGFDNLGGFKRTLGYSPNAKAAVLIFGLFHGFGLATKLQEFQLPEDGLFTNLIAFNLGVEIGQFAALMFILLAISFWRRHHTFKQFSTATNTLLVSAGFMLIGFQLTGYFVN from the coding sequence ATGATAAATAACCAAATCCGCAAACCGTTGCTCGTTTTAGGGCTCTTTTTGATCAGCTTTCTATCATTCGAGTTAATGGCGCATGGAGTTGATGAAAGTACCCGAGTATTCCTGCAAAGCAATACCGGTGTACAGTTTATTCCGTTTATGTACATTGGCGCCAAACACATGATCACAGGCTATGATCATTTGCTGTTTTTGGTCGGCGTGATCTTCTTCTTATACAAAAGCAGAGACATCTTGTTGTATGTGAGCATGTTTACCTTAGGTCACAGTTTAACGCTGCTGTTAGGCGTGATGTTTGATCTACAAGTTAATGCATATCTTATCGATGCCATAATAGGTTTATCTGTCGTATACAAAGGTTTTGATAATCTAGGTGGGTTTAAACGCACCTTAGGTTATAGCCCAAACGCAAAAGCCGCCGTATTAATATTCGGCTTATTCCATGGTTTTGGTTTAGCCACTAAACTGCAAGAATTTCAATTACCAGAAGATGGTCTGTTTACCAACTTAATCGCGTTTAACCTTGGTGTCGAAATAGGGCAGTTTGCAGCATTAATGTTTATTTTGCTCGCCATTAGTTTTTGGCGACGACATCATACATTTAAGCAATTTTCTACCGCGACTAATACATTATTGGTCAGTGCGGGCTTCATGCTTATTGGCTTTCAACTTACCGGTTACTTTGTAAATTAA
- a CDS encoding GntR family transcriptional regulator has translation MNYKNPARQAVVTTADKIFETMQHEIVEGEILAGSKISEPELAKKYQVSRSTLREALNRLEKCHLIERKANVGSRVVECTTKGLLEIYIVREALEGMACRLAASQMKDDEIKELQTILAVHGQEKQLQDGIAYYQEEGDLDFHYRVIQGSNNQQLINILCGELYHLVRMYRCQFGMNSPRASRAYGEHKAILHAIADRDGELAEMLMRRHIAASRKNIERKLEQESE, from the coding sequence ATGAACTATAAAAACCCAGCAAGACAAGCCGTGGTTACTACCGCAGATAAAATATTTGAAACCATGCAACATGAGATTGTTGAAGGTGAGATATTAGCGGGTAGTAAAATCAGTGAACCTGAACTTGCTAAAAAATATCAAGTCAGTCGTTCAACTCTTCGTGAAGCGTTAAATCGTCTTGAAAAATGCCACTTAATTGAGCGTAAAGCGAATGTTGGCTCACGTGTGGTTGAGTGTACTACTAAGGGCTTGCTTGAAATATATATAGTTCGTGAAGCACTCGAAGGTATGGCCTGTCGTTTGGCGGCCAGTCAAATGAAAGATGACGAAATTAAAGAGTTGCAAACCATACTTGCCGTTCATGGCCAAGAAAAGCAACTACAAGATGGGATCGCCTATTACCAGGAAGAAGGTGATTTAGATTTTCATTACCGAGTGATCCAAGGCAGTAACAATCAACAACTAATCAATATTCTTTGTGGTGAGCTGTATCACCTTGTGCGTATGTATCGTTGCCAGTTTGGCATGAACAGTCCGCGTGCAAGTCGTGCCTATGGTGAGCACAAAGCAATTTTACATGCGATAGCTGACAGAGATGGTGAATTAGCAGAAATGCTGATGCGTCGTCACATCGCGGCATCGCGCAAAAATATCGAAAGAAAACTAGAACAGGAAAGTGAATAA